The sequence below is a genomic window from Fundidesulfovibrio magnetotacticus.
AGATCAGGCTGGAGACGCCGTAGCCCAGGCCCGCGCCCATGAGCGCTCCGGACGCGGCCGTGCCCAGGCCGCCCGTGACCGACGTGGTGAGCCCGGAGGAATTGAGCGAGGACACGGCGGCCCGGTCCCCGGCCATGAGGGCCTGATAGCCCGTCATGTCGGACCCGGCCATGCCCGACGAGAACGCCGTGGACGCCGAGGAGACCGCACTGGACGAATAGCCGGAGACGAGCGAGCCCAGGCCGAAGTTGTCGTAGCCCCACTGGTTGAGGCTCTGCACCCAGCCGGATTCCTTGCCCAGGCTGCCCTTGATCAGGTCCCCCAGGAAGTTCCCGGACGATCCGGACTGCCGCCCCTGGACCGTCGCCCTCCCGGAAGCCTGACCCACGGCGGTCATGGAGCCGTCCCGGGCCACGGCGTAGGTCACGCCGTCCAGGGCGACCATGCGCATGCCCGAAGACGCCGCGAAGCTGTCCAGGGAGACGCCGGGAACCGTCGCGCCGGAAGCCCCGCCCGCTCCGGCGATCACGGCGGAGGGCGTCCCGGCCCCGAAGGACGCGGCCGGGACGCCGAAACCCCGGAGCCCCATCCGGGCGGAAACGTCCTCGCCCAGCAGCAGGGAGATGGCGTTGGAGGTGGGCAGGGAGCTGGTGATGCGCTGCGCGCCCAGGGCGCCCGTGAACGCGCCCAGCAGGCCTGCGCTCCCGGCGGCGGACTCCACGGCGGAGACGGTGTCTCCGTTCACCAGGCCGTAGGCGCCGGAGCGGGACCCGGAGCCGCCCGTGCCGAAGAGGGCCTCCAGGGCGGGTCTGAAGAGGTACTTGTCGGTGCCGATCTTCAGGAGGTCCGTGAAGAAGGAGGAGAAGGCCTGCTTGAGCTGGGCCAGGAACTGCTGGACGTAGTTTCCGGCCTCCTTGAGCTTGCCGGTGAGGGCGTCTCCGCCGATCTGGCCGAATGTCCAGTTCACCGCGTCGGCCACGCCGCCTATGCCCTTCGTCACCGCGTCGGCCGTCTGCCGCCAGGTCTCCACAATCTGGCCCTGGGCGCTCCTGTAGAGGCCGGAATTGAGGGCCACGCGATCCGCCAGATAGGCCCCGAAGCTCTCCTCGGTGCCGATGCGGGCCTCCAGCGCCTGCTTGTTCAGCTCGTCGAGCTTGCGGGCCTCCACGGCGCGGATGGCCGATTCGTCCACGCCGCGCTTGCGCAGGTAGTCGAGGGTGGCGTCGATGCCCTGCATCTTCCGGGCGATGTAGCCTTCGTCCAGCCTGGCCAGGTCGCCCAGGGCCGCGTTCTCGATCTGGAACCGCTCCTCGGCGGCGCGGCGGTGGAGCGTGGCGATCTCCCGCCCCTTCTCCTCTTCGCTGCGCCTGGCGTCCCCGGCGATGGCGTCGTATTCCTTGGCGAAGTTCACGGAGAGCTGCTTGAGCTTGCCCTCCACGGCGTGCGACGGGTCGCCAAGCAGATCGCCCAGTTTGGCCTGGGAAGCCCCGTAGGAGCCCAGCACATCGCGGGCGTGCTCGATCTCGTTGCCCGCCAGCTTGATGCCCAGGCGGTAGGTGGCCCAGTACCAGCCCGCCCGTTCCAGGGCCTCCTTGTTGGCTCCCTCGTAGGCCTGGAGCTTCTTGGTGAGCTCGTTGATCTCGTTGGCGTAGTCCTTCCAGGCGGCCAGGTCCCTGGAGCCGTACTTGTCCCCCAGCAGGGCCGCCTGCTCGGAGAGGGCCGCCCCGGAGAGGGAGTCGATGTGCTTCTTGAGGTCCAGCCCGGAGTCCCCGCCGGATTTGCCGCCCGGCGGAGGGGCCAGCGGCGAGGGCGGCTTGATGGAGCCGGGGGGCGTGGCGTTGGGCAGGGGCGTGCCGTCCGGCGTCCGTCCCGAAAGCGCGGGGACCACGCCCTTGGGGCCGGGGCCGTTTCGCACGGCGTTCTCCAGCCAGGCGGGGACCATGCTTTCGCCGAACTGGGCCAGGGTGTCGCGCGTGAAGGTCAGGAACCCCTGGTAATAGCCCTTGAGCATCTCGATCCAGTCGCCCACGAACGTGCCCACGCGGTCCCAGGCCGTGGTGACGGCCTCCACGAAGGTGGTCTGGCCCCACTCCACCTGATGGGCCAGGGCGTTGAGATCGGCCCCGAGCTGCGCCCAGAGCATGGCCTTACGCTCGGCCCAGGCCTTCTCCTCGGCCGCTTCGGCCCGGCGCTCGCTCTGGATCCGGCGCATGTTGTCGGCCATCTCCTTGGTGTAGATGGTGCCGATGCGCCGTGCCTCCTCCAGGCGCGTCTGGTTGGCCCCGCCCCCTTCGTTCAGGAGCGCCAGGGTCTCCTTGTCCACGCTTCCGATGATGTTCTGGAGGACGCCCAGGCGCTTTCCCGCGTCCTCTCCGGCGGCGGACCAGCTCCTGGTGGCGTCGGCCAGCTCAACCCAGAGCTGTCCGGCGTTCTTGAGGTTGCCCTGGGAGTCCCGGACGTCGATGCCCACGGCGGCCAGCTGTTCCCTGGCCAGCCGGGCCGCGTCCGACTGCCCCGTGGTCGCCTCGGTGAGCGCCCGGAAACGCGCGGCCATGGACTCCAGGCTCTGGCCGGTGTCGTCGGCGTAGCGCTTCAGGACGGAAAGCTCCTCCACGGACTGTCCGGTGACCCCGGACATGGCCCCGAGGTCGGCGGCCGTGGTCACGGCCTGCTGCCCGAGCTTCAGGAACACGTCGGAGGCCCCGCGCAGGAACTCCTGGACGAAGTACTTCGCCGCCTCCTGCCCTGCCTGACCGAACCCGCCGGAGATGTCCCCAGCGGCCTGGGCAACGGACCGGCCCATGTCGCCCATGGCCGCCTTGAAGTTGGCGGCCATGTCCTGGCCCTGGCGGGTCAGGCTGCCGTAGGCGGCCTCGAACCCGGAGGAGATGCGCCCCGCGGCCTGGGAGGCCGCCTCGGACATCTGGCTGTAGTAGCGCCGGGCCTCGTCGGGGTTGGAGTAGGCCCAGTATCCGGCAGTCGCCGCGGCCGCCAGGGCGATCTTGCCCTTGTTGCGGGAGAGGAACTCCTCGGTCTCCCGCTCCATGTCCGTCAGGTAGTCCCTGGCCTTGGCGAGGCCTTCGCCGAGGGCCTGGGCCATGTCCTGCCCGGCCTGTTTGGCCTTGCTCTTGGCCGCGGTGAAGCCGTCGCCCACGGCCTGGGCCAGATCCTGGCCGTGCTTGGCGAAGCGTTCCTTGCCGTCGCGGAAATCCTGCTCCAGCTGGCCGTAATCGGCCGCGACGCCGACGGTGACGTTGCCCAGGCGCACTAGGCATCCCTCCCGGGCACGCTAAATGTTGCAAACCTCGCGACCGGCATGCTTACTGCGTCCGATACGATCACGGAGGGTTCGACCATGAGCAAGGTTCTCAAGGCGCTCTGGGCGGTGCTGCTGGCGGTCTGGTTCCTCACCGGATTCCTCCTGGCGGCCGGATTCGTCTCCGCTTCGCCCTCGTTCCCGTTCGCCCTGCTGGTCGGCCAGGCCGCGCTCTGGTGCCTGCCGCTCGCCCTGGTCTGGACAGCGTGGCTCCTGCTGGCCCGGGTGATCCGCCTCGTGCGCGCCCAGGGTCCGGACGTGGCCCGGGGGGCCGGGAAGGCCGCCATCCTGGCAGCCAAGGCCCTGGGCCGTCTGGACTAGTCCCCGGCCTGCTCGTTCATCTCCGCGATGCGCTCCCCGGCCAGGGCCAGCACCTTCTCGAAGCAGTCCACGGCGTCGCGCACCCGGAAGAGGCGCATGGCCTCGTGCACGGCCAGGTGGTTGATGTCCACGGGCCGCCCCATCCCGGCGAAGATCAGCTGCCGCCTGCACGCCAGGTAGACCCTGGCTGCGTCCCGGTTCACCGGCCACAGGGGGGGCGTGCATGCCGTGCAGTCCGGCTCCTCCCCCCTGCGGCCGTGGATTTCCCGGCAATAGCCGCAGTCCGGCCGCTCTAGGAGGCGTCGGACGTGCTCGCGGAGTTTCCCAGCTCGCGCCCCGACTCCGCCCGGACCTTTTCGGCCAGGTCCCTGCGGCATTCGCCGATGAACGCCCCGAAGCCCTCCCAGTCGCGGGACACCCGGATCTTGTTCTTGTCCGTGCAGGAGAGCGGCTGGCCTTTTTCGTCGTGGAAGCCCTCCCAGTTGGACACGGCGGCCACGATGAACGCGTAGCGCCGGTCGCCCATGTTGGCGTTGGCCTCGTATTCGGGCTGGAGGGTGCCGTCCGGGGCCGCTTTCATGGTCTGGCGGAAGGGGCGCATCTTCTCCCGGATGTCGTCTTCCTCGCCGGGCGTGAGGTATTTGACCTCCACCCTGGCCCCGTCGGGGTCGCCCGGGACCGGGTACCAGACCGCCTTCTTGTCGATGAGTCGCATGCTGCCTCCTTGGGGTGGCCCGGGTTAGGGCCGGGTCTCGATGGTCTTCTTGCAGGGGCCGGAGCCGGAGAAGGTGGCGGAGATCTTGCCCACGCCCGCCTTGTCCACGCTGACGTCCAGGGCGGTGATGCGCACCCCGGCGTTGGCGTCGGACACGGTGTCCGGCTCGAAGAACACGACCTCGCCGGTGGCCTGGTGCTTGAGGTAGAACTTGATGTCCTGGATCAGCTGACCGGACTTGAAGGCCGCCTCCAGCACCGCCTGGCCGTCGGCGTCCTTGGGGTCGTAGTTGCCGTCCAGGGAGCCGGACCAGTTCATGATGCCCACGTCGCTCTTGCCCCAGCCGTCGCCGAAGGCCGAGGTGTCCACCTCGTTGGCCTTCATGGACACCTTCCAGGTGCCCAGCTCCATGATGATCTTCTCGGTGGCGCCGTCGCCCAGGGTCACGCGGGCGTTGCGGCCGGAATAGGTGGCCATGGGGTTCCCTCCTTACAGGGGTTGAAGTTGCACGGTGTAGGAGACCACGAAGCGCGCCGCGCCCTGGTCCGTCTCCCGATGCCAGGCCCCGCGCTCCATGCGCAGAAGCTCCAGGCCCTCCACGGGCATGGCGCAGTCGTCGAAGGTCCCGGTGAGCCGCTCGAACAGGTCCCAGCCCGCGTCGCGCGGCGCGTAGAGGTCCAGCTGGACGAAGGCCGTCCGGACGCCGGGACCGGAAAACGTGTAGTCCTGCATGGCCGCCGGGAGGTGGAACAGGCCGTAGGGCAGGGCTTGACCGTGGGGGGCCTCGCCGTCGAACAGCGGGCACTCCTGGGGCATGCACCCGGCCCAGCGGGCGGCCAGGGCGGAGACGAAGGCCCTCACCGGTCGCCCCAGCGCCGGGCCGTGACGTAGCGGGAAAGCTCCGCGGCCGCCCCGCCCGCGTGGGCGGCCTTTTCGCGCCAGGACCGGGCCTCGGCCATGTCGGCGATCCTGGCCCCGGCCCTGGTCCAGCCCTCGCGGCCGATCTTCGCGCCCTGGGCGCGCCCGTAGGCGGCCACGGACCGGGTGGCCAGCGCGCCGCCGTAGCGGTAGCCCACGGCCGCGCCCACGGCCGTGCCCACGGCGGCCCCGGCGTATTCGCCCACGGCCGCGCCGTAGGATTCGCCGAAGTCTCCGGCAAGGCGCATGATGGCCGGGCGGATGAACGGGCGCGGCGGGCGGTGCCCGACCTTGCGTCCGTCCACCACCACGTCGTGCCCCAGCTCGATGAAGCGCGCGGGCCTGGGCACGTGGACCACGGCCTCGTCCCGGTCGCGGTAGACGCGGATGCCCCTGGCCATCTTGCCCGTGCGCCCCTTGGGGGCGTTGCGGCGGATCGTTTCGGCCAGCTTGCGGGCAAGGCGCAGCACGTGCTCGGTGACGATGCCCCTGAGGTCCCGCAAGGCCTTGTCCTCGTAGAACTCCACGCGCACGTTGTTCACTGCGCCTCCCGGCCCAGGGTTTCCACGGCCTCCACCACCATCACCACGCCGCGCATGCCCAGGTCGTCCACGTGGCGCACGCCCATGGTGCGCTCGCCGACCTTGAGGCGGTGCCCCTGGGTGAGCCCCTGCCAGGCGGGGATGCGCACGCGCCAGACGGTCTCGGACCGTGTGGCCCCCTGCTCCTCGCTCTCGGAGCCGGAAAGCGCCCACACCTCGCCCTGCACCGTGGCCACGGTGGACCAGGCGGCGCGGGAGAAGCCGTCCGAACCCTGCACCGTGCCCCACGCCTGGATCTCCACGCCCACCTCCATGGCCGAGGCGATGAGACCCAGCACCCACATGCCGCCCTCGCGCAGCACCTGCTCCACCCGCCACGCCTGGCCTTCCTGCTCCACCCGGTCTCCCCAGGAGGGGGCCTGGGGCACCTCCGACGCCAGAAGGCGGCCCCAGGCCAGACGACAGAAGCCCTCGTCCCAGGCGCGGGAGAGGTTGGGGTCCAGGCCGCGCCAGGGCTCGCAGTCCTCCACGAAGGACCAGACGGCCGAAGGCTGCGCACCCTGGCGGGTGTAGAGGGCGGGGCCTCCGAACGCGGAGGCGAAGGCGCGGGGATCGTCGATCAGCACCGGGAGGCTCACCTGGTCAGGGACTGGACGGCCAGGGGCACGCCCACGCGAAGGGCGGTGTCGGCCAGACCGGTCAGAAGGAACCGGGCCGTGTCCCACGCCTCCTGCTTCTCGCGGGCGGCCGCGGCGTCGTAGGCGTCCACGGCGGAGCTGTAGTACTTGAGCGCCGGTCCGAGCCTTGCGTCGATTTCGGCCGCTCTGGAGGGGTTCGCGGCCTTCTCGGCCTCGACCTGGGCCACCACGGCGTCCTTGGACTCGCGCAGGAAGGTGATGCCGTACCGGTAGGCCTCGGCCTGCCGGGCAGCCTCCTCGGGCGCGGACGGGGAGGGGCCGGACGCGGCGCAGCCGGCCGACAGCGAGGCCGCGAGCAGGATGAGCGCGGCGAGGATGAAGAGGGGGGAGCGTTTCACTGGGGGCCTCCGGGCGTGGGATGGGGGTTGGCGGGGGGATCGACCGCCGTCTGGGCGGGAGGGGACAGGGTTTTGAGGGCCTCGGCCAGCATGGCCAGGGCGGCCGCGAGATCGCCCTGGCCGCGAACGGCAGGTTGCTCCCCGGCCGGGGGCTGCGCGACGGGCGGGCCGGGGTGCGCCGTGGGGGTGGAGGGCCTCTCCCACGGCGTGTCGGGAAGGATTTCCGTGCGCGACACGGAGGGATCGGGACGCTCCGGCGTCACAGAACCTCCGATGGGCTGGGCGGCCTTGATCCGGCCGATGAGCCCGGCCACGCCCCCGCCCACGGCGCACACCAGGCTCACCACCATGGCCTGCGTCTCTCCGTCGATCTCCACGCCCTTGCGGGACGCCAGGGCGGACGCCAGGGCAACCAGGGCGGCCACCACGGCCGACAGGCTGCCCATGGCGCCCGTGGACTTCCAGAGCGGTTTGGGGTTCATGCACATCCTCCTAGGCGGCCTGGGTGCGTTCCCAGGGTTTGTCTTCCATGCGCCACGGCCGCCCCGCGACGAACGCCTCCAGGGAGGCGACGCGGCGCATCCAGCCCTTGTGGTTGACGGTGTAGTCGGGGTCGCCCGTGGCGTTCAGGCGGTCGTAATGGGCCTTCCGGGCGGCGATCACCGCGCGGGCGAGGGCGTCCGGACCGCCCGGCAGACGGCAGGCGGCGCACAGGGCCGCGCGGGTCTTCTGCCCGAGCACGCCGTCCACCAGGAGAGGCGCGGGGGCCTCGCCCATGCCGTTGCAGGCGGCCTGCGCCCAGCGAACGGCGCTTCCGCGCCCGCAGTTGACGCCCGTGTCCAGCAGCACCGCGGCAAGGGGGGACGGCCAGGCCCCCACGTAGAGGGGCTGGCCGAAGTGCCGCCAGAAGAGGTCCAGGGCCTGCTCCCTGGTCATGGAGAAGACGTCCTTCCAGGTGACCGCCCCGTCGCCGTCCAGGTCGCCCTCCAGGACCGGCAGGCCCTTCAGGAAGCGCAGGGACACGCCGAACTTGGTGGCGCCGCCCTTGTCGTTCCTGCCGCCGGTGTAGGCGAGGCCCTCCCAATGCAGGACGAACTCCATGAGCCTGAGGAAGAAGTCGGGCAGGATCATTCGCCACCTCCCGCGGTCTTGTTCAGGATCTGCTCCTTCACGTCCGCCGGCATGTCCTTGTTGTGCACGATGAGCGCCCGGACCATCTGGAACAGGACGGCCGTCTTGCGGGACTGGTCCTCCCGGGACTTGTCGTGATCGTCCTGCAGGGCCTTGATGTCCGCGCAGACCCCGTTGCGGCGCTCCTGGCACTGCGCATGGCTCACGAACGCGTTTCGGGTGAGGATGTGCACGGCCACGCCCACCAGGATGGACGCGGCAATGGCCATCAGCGAGGATTCCAGCGGTGTGAACGTCACGGCACGGCTCCGTTGCGCTAGGCGGTGACGCCGGTCATCAGGTAGCCCGCGCCGGTGAACTGGATGCACTCGTCGGTGTGCTGGCGGGCGCGCACGATGTCGCTGCGGGTCTGCTCCTCGCGGTAGGTCTCGACCACGAGCATCTCCGGGGAGTCTTCCTCCCAGACGAAGGTGCGCCCGATGCTGGGCTCCTTGAGGTCCTGGCCGCCGTCGGAGACCACGCCCAGCATGGCCATGGCGGGGCTCCACACGGTCTGGACGTTCTTGGTCTTCTTCTTGGGGGCGTTGTTCTTCACGGCCCCGGCCGCGATGATCTTCTCCACGCCGAAGTAGGCCTTGAGCTGGGCCTCGGTGAGGTCGCCCCGGATGGCGTCGGGGTTGGAGTACTTCACGCGCTCGATGACCGAGTCGCACATGGACACGTGGCGCAGCACGGACTTGTCCAGGATGAGGGCGTTGGGCTCGATGCCGGTGGACATGCGCATGGCCTCGATGCCCGCGATCACGTCCGCCCGGGGATCGGCGTCGGCGTAGGAGTTCCAGGCGTGGGCCACGGCGTGCCCGGCGAAGGTGTTCGCGTTGAACACCTTGGCCGCGCAGCGGATTTCCATCTTGCGCAGGATGATGGAGATGGCCCGGTAGGTGGCCAGGAGTTCGGCGTCGAAGTAGTTGCGATAGAGCCTGGCCTCGGCGTCGTCGACCATCTCTTCGTAGCCGTTCTCGGAGCAGTTGTAGTCGTCGGACCCGAACTCCCAGTCGCCGCGGGCGTAGGCGCTGCGGGGGGCGCGCTCGGTATCCACAACATCGAGCAGGGCTTCGGCCGGGATCACCGGGTACTGGGCGGTCTTGAGCGGGGTGTAGAAGGGCGGCAGCACCAGCGGGGCGATGAAGCCCATGGAGGCGGCCTGCATGGAGTACTCGAAGGCCAGCGCCCCCAGGTCGGGGCGGAAGACGGCTTTGGTTCCGGGCATGGGTGTTCCTCCTCGTGCCGGTGCGGTTAGGTCAGGTTGTGGCCGTAGCCGTAGGGCAGCACTTCCACCACGCCGCCGTCGGCAACGGCGGTGAGGGCCAGGCCGACCAGGGTGCGGGCTCCGGCTCCGGAGTCCTTGGCCACCGTGCCGTTGGCCGCCGTCACCACCTGATCATTCACGGCCACAGCGCCGACGGCTTCGATCTCAACGGTGCCGGAGCCGTTGAGCAGGCGGACGGCGGCGGCCTCCCCGGCCGTGGCGACGGGGTATTCCAGCACGCCCAGGGGCTGCTCGCCCGGGTCGCAGTAGGCCAGTTCGCCACCGGCCAGGGTGACCATCCGCTTGGAGTCCAGGGCCGCGCCGGCCCTGAAGGCGCGGCGGGATTCGTTGACGTGCGCCATCACTTGCCTCCCTTCTGCTGCCTGGCGATCCAGGCTTTGTGGGCCTCGGGGTGTTCCTTGGCCGCCTTGGCCATGGCCTGGGCCTTGCTGGACCCCTTGTCCGTTTCCGCCTTCACCAGGGCCTCGAAGTCCTGCTCACCGGCCACGGGACCGGCCGCCGGATTGAGCGGGGCCTGGGTGACGCCCGCCAGGGCGCCCAGCATGGCCTGGGAGGCGGGCTTCCCGACCCCTGCGGCCGCCCCGGGGGCCATGAGCGCGCCCATGGCCTGCACCTGCCCGGCCGTGACGCCCGACTTGATGACCGAGGCCAGTTTGCCGCCCAGCTCGTCGCCCAACACGGCGTAGATGATGCCCAGGCAGCGCACCTGTTCGCGGGCGGCGGCGGCCTTGCGGGCCTTCTTCACGTCCTTTTCCTCGTCGCCGTCCTCGGCTTCGACGGGGTCCTTGTCAGTTTCGTCCTCGCCGTCCTTGTCCGGCTCCTGCTCCTCGACCGCCTGGTCCTTTTCCTCGTCGGTTTCGGCGGTCTTGCCCGCCCTGAGCTTGGTCAGGTCCATGTGCACCTCCTGCACGATTCGGTTGATGAACGCTTCGCGGCTCTCGATGCGGTCGATGAGCCCCAGCTCCAGGGCCTGGCGGCCCAGGAACAGCCTGCCGTCGGCCATGGCCAGGGCCGCCTCGCGGGAAACGCCGCGCCCGGCGGCGACGGCGTCCAGGAACAGCCCGTAGATTTCGTCCAGGCCTCCCTGGAGGTAGGCCCTGGACTCCTCGGAAAGCGGTTCGGACGCGTTGCCCATGGCCTTGAACCTCCCGGCCGTGAGGTAGGTGACGTCCACGCCCAGCTTCTCCTCGAACCCGGACCAGTCGTAATGGGTCATGATCACGCCGATGGAGCCCACATCCGAGGTGGCCAGGGCAGCGATCTCCCGGGCCTGGCAGCCCACCCAGTAGGCGGCGCTGCACATCATGCCGGAGACGTAGGCGTAGAGAGGCTTGAGGGACGCGACCTCGCGGACCGAGGACGCCAGCTCCTCGATGCCGTCCACGGTGCCGCCCGGCGAGTCCACGTCCAGCAGGATGGCCCGCACGAGGGGGTCGGCAGCGGCCTGCCGGAGCGCCCTGGCGATCTGGCGCATGGAGGCGAAGCCCCACCACCAGTCGCCGTCCTTGCAGAGCGGCCCGGCCATCTCCACGACGGCCAGGTCGCCCTGGCGCTCGTAGAGACGCTCCTCGGCCGCGTTGGAGCGCAGGGCGGCCAGCTGCGCCAGGGAGGCGGCGTCGGGCATGCCCTTGGCCTTCATGGCCCGGAACAGGCCGTCCAGGCGCTTGGGCTCCAAGGCCCACAAGGTCTGCGAGTGCA
It includes:
- a CDS encoding phage tail tape measure protein, with translation MRLGNVTVGVAADYGQLEQDFRDGKERFAKHGQDLAQAVGDGFTAAKSKAKQAGQDMAQALGEGLAKARDYLTDMERETEEFLSRNKGKIALAAAATAGYWAYSNPDEARRYYSQMSEAASQAAGRISSGFEAAYGSLTRQGQDMAANFKAAMGDMGRSVAQAAGDISGGFGQAGQEAAKYFVQEFLRGASDVFLKLGQQAVTTAADLGAMSGVTGQSVEELSVLKRYADDTGQSLESMAARFRALTEATTGQSDAARLAREQLAAVGIDVRDSQGNLKNAGQLWVELADATRSWSAAGEDAGKRLGVLQNIIGSVDKETLALLNEGGGANQTRLEEARRIGTIYTKEMADNMRRIQSERRAEAAEEKAWAERKAMLWAQLGADLNALAHQVEWGQTTFVEAVTTAWDRVGTFVGDWIEMLKGYYQGFLTFTRDTLAQFGESMVPAWLENAVRNGPGPKGVVPALSGRTPDGTPLPNATPPGSIKPPSPLAPPPGGKSGGDSGLDLKKHIDSLSGAALSEQAALLGDKYGSRDLAAWKDYANEINELTKKLQAYEGANKEALERAGWYWATYRLGIKLAGNEIEHARDVLGSYGASQAKLGDLLGDPSHAVEGKLKQLSVNFAKEYDAIAGDARRSEEEKGREIATLHRRAAEERFQIENAALGDLARLDEGYIARKMQGIDATLDYLRKRGVDESAIRAVEARKLDELNKQALEARIGTEESFGAYLADRVALNSGLYRSAQGQIVETWRQTADAVTKGIGGVADAVNWTFGQIGGDALTGKLKEAGNYVQQFLAQLKQAFSSFFTDLLKIGTDKYLFRPALEALFGTGGSGSRSGAYGLVNGDTVSAVESAAGSAGLLGAFTGALGAQRITSSLPTSNAISLLLGEDVSARMGLRGFGVPAASFGAGTPSAVIAGAGGASGATVPGVSLDSFAASSGMRMVALDGVTYAVARDGSMTAVGQASGRATVQGRQSGSSGNFLGDLIKGSLGKESGWVQSLNQWGYDNFGLGSLVSGYSSSAVSSASTAFSSGMAGSDMTGYQALMAGDRAAVSSLNSSGLTTSVTGGLGTAASGALMGAGLGYGVSSLIYPNGTGTVGGTVGGALGGAAGAIAGTSSMLAGTALGSVAGPVGAVLGGVVGSLLTGSTTSETSLTGETGATVTVTAPLSSVLSGWASNRTTTSGLFGSSETTHNKQWTSLDPALAKAWNTAWTRDSSNVRSRAQDLGMDLSSWSTYSFPLSFDINSGVVAQASSNVATNMSQVVITANDLRDAFDDVARGGEDYYTELERISAAYAAGSIAADKAGTSLAALTGYLNVVYQGEWVSQASDIMGGLEDVTSAFSILQKYTMTTQEQWQASLEGYASKAAVAIAQLGEAGVTLENFWDRYEEAASGGLDPETFAKWANAADYMAQFSSTEQQAVQLVQAANQTRLSSLQAELTLINTQKVMVDGLLTSVSSAWSTFSGLADSLESTLQSLSWNTTLSGKSNRSVLSEMEAHYNRLLAKVQGEGPSSPTYSGDVSRLAGFASTYLSKYHDVYGSSATYYGVYESVTDTLESLEASTRSEADILLEQLEVQYDQVNAIQAEVDQLTLANANLTILAGSIQTAGQAIASALSALGVDSSYTDPIVAAVATADAAIAASASDGPPASSGAQEAAWTAEDALNLYNALNQSMYGTPSASPWLGEFAGGGSVTGPGSFLVGERGLPEIVTIGAGSTAHVRSNRDVRQAVGMDSDAMIGVSRAGFTAIVQELRELRAMNVRTASALERLASRVQ
- a CDS encoding phage tail tube protein, encoding MATYSGRNARVTLGDGATEKIIMELGTWKVSMKANEVDTSAFGDGWGKSDVGIMNWSGSLDGNYDPKDADGQAVLEAAFKSGQLIQDIKFYLKHQATGEVVFFEPDTVSDANAGVRITALDVSVDKAGVGKISATFSGSGPCKKTIETRP
- a CDS encoding head-tail adaptor protein; translation: MLIDDPRAFASAFGGPALYTRQGAQPSAVWSFVEDCEPWRGLDPNLSRAWDEGFCRLAWGRLLASEVPQAPSWGDRVEQEGQAWRVEQVLREGGMWVLGLIASAMEVGVEIQAWGTVQGSDGFSRAAWSTVATVQGEVWALSGSESEEQGATRSETVWRVRIPAWQGLTQGHRLKVGERTMGVRHVDDLGMRGVVMVVEAVETLGREAQ
- a CDS encoding glycoside hydrolase family 108 protein, whose amino-acid sequence is MILPDFFLRLMEFVLHWEGLAYTGGRNDKGGATKFGVSLRFLKGLPVLEGDLDGDGAVTWKDVFSMTREQALDLFWRHFGQPLYVGAWPSPLAAVLLDTGVNCGRGSAVRWAQAACNGMGEAPAPLLVDGVLGQKTRAALCAACRLPGGPDALARAVIAARKAHYDRLNATGDPDYTVNHKGWMRRVASLEAFVAGRPWRMEDKPWERTQAA
- a CDS encoding capsid cement protein, whose product is MAHVNESRRAFRAGAALDSKRMVTLAGGELAYCDPGEQPLGVLEYPVATAGEAAAVRLLNGSGTVEIEAVGAVAVNDQVVTAANGTVAKDSGAGARTLVGLALTAVADGGVVEVLPYGYGHNLT
- the sppA gene encoding signal peptide peptidase SppA — encoded protein: MTVHSQTLWALEPKRLDGLFRAMKAKGMPDAASLAQLAALRSNAAEERLYERQGDLAVVEMAGPLCKDGDWWWGFASMRQIARALRQAAADPLVRAILLDVDSPGGTVDGIEELASSVREVASLKPLYAYVSGMMCSAAYWVGCQAREIAALATSDVGSIGVIMTHYDWSGFEEKLGVDVTYLTAGRFKAMGNASEPLSEESRAYLQGGLDEIYGLFLDAVAAGRGVSREAALAMADGRLFLGRQALELGLIDRIESREAFINRIVQEVHMDLTKLRAGKTAETDEEKDQAVEEQEPDKDGEDETDKDPVEAEDGDEEKDVKKARKAAAAREQVRCLGIIYAVLGDELGGKLASVIKSGVTAGQVQAMGALMAPGAAAGVGKPASQAMLGALAGVTQAPLNPAAGPVAGEQDFEALVKAETDKGSSKAQAMAKAAKEHPEAHKAWIARQQKGGK